From a region of the Colias croceus chromosome 14, ilColCroc2.1 genome:
- the LOC123697433 gene encoding connectin-like has translation MGLKYLILMIAFATVEINLTESRQNDKRRWKSEKSPYSHYVNICDIQDRVSKVHCYCESIKIKTATKADCWVFNGGIAEDDPFWSNFYSQPKIERLTFNVRADGGLTFIPAKVIVRLDHLQFLNIQYANIYSIPSFAFTNSTTLREITLPKNKIVKLEKMAFAHLIMLVNVSLVENQIIEIAKDVFYFLPNLQRLYLAKNTIELLHDGCFKHLNNLIKLDLYNNLLTVVVRENFQGLSNLITLDMRNNKLNMIGDLAFAELWSLQELYLDGNEIKFISERGFGGLTQLKKLSLADNKLGMLDDGVFDDIQKLNVLDLRNNNLETLKQETLRSVIDNMKSNYALISLDGNKLTCDCRLAWLHKLREETRSKRIKVSLTRLNCIMDNKLKTNMINIKVQQKTETPNKINNLQMTQKNDRSYDEIDDLDDYDDTLQDQETDLDTSKIEYRRKLLEIPKDMLPCPSKLLSEASYSPPTQDEVKYYKTSGSETHKSLARILILCILIKIL, from the exons ATGGGCTTAAAGTATCTGATCCTAATGATTGCTTTTGCAACAGTCGAAATAAATCTAACTGAGAGTCGGCAAAATGATAAACGAAGATGGAAATCGGAGAAGTCGCCTTACTCACATTACGTAAACATTTGTGATATACAAGACAGAGTGTCGAAAGTACATTGTTACTGCGAAAGCATAAAAATCAAGACAGCAACCAAAGCGGATTGTTGGGTTTTCAACGGCGGAATAGCCGAAGACGATCCGTTTTGGTCCAACTTTTATTCACAACCAAAAATCGAAAGGCTAACATTTAACGTAAGAGCTGACGGCGGGCTTACATTCATCCCTGCAAAAGTAATCGTTCGGCTCGACCACTTGCAGTTCCTAAACATTCAATACGCCAATATCTATAGCATACCTTCGTTTGCATTCACCAACTCGACCACGTTACGTGAAATAACGCTGCCCaagaataaaattgttaaactaGAAAAAATGGCTTTCGCCCATTTGATAATGCTAGTCAATGTTAGTCTCGTAGAGAACCAAATTATCGAAATTGCGAAAGACGTATTCTATTTCTTACCCAATTTACAAAGATTGTATCTAGCGAAGAACACAATAGAACTGTTACACGACGgttgttttaaacatttgaacaatttgataaaattggatttgtataataatttgttgacTGTGGTGGTGCGAGAGAATTTCCAAGGattatcaaatttaattactCTCGATATGCGGaacaataaattgaatatgATCGGGGACCTGGCTTTTGCGGAACTTTGGAGCCTTCAAGAACTTTACCTAGATGGcaacgaaataaaatttatttcggaAAGAGGTTTCGGCGGATTGACTCAGCTTAAGAAACTTTCTTTAGCCGATAATAAGTTGGGAATGTTGGATGATGGAGTGTTCGACGATATACAAAAGTTGAATGTCTTGGATCTGAGGAACAATAACTTGGAAACATTGAAACAAGAGACGTTGAGAAGTGTTATTGATAATATGAAATCGAATTACGCGTTAATCTCTCTTGACG GTAATAAGCTCACATGCGACTGCCGACTGGCCTGGCTCCACAAACTACGAGAAGAAACCCGAAGCAAACGGATAAAGGTCTCTCTCACACGCCTCAACTGCATCATGGACAACAAGCTAAAAACCAACATGATCAACATAAAAGTACAACAGAAAACAGAAACaccaaataaaatcaataatttacaaatgaCTCAAAAGAACGATAGAAGTTACGATGAAATTGACGACCTTGATGATTACGACGACACACTACAAGATCAAGAGACGGATTTAGATACCAGTAAAATAGAATACCGTAGGAAACTTCTAGAAATACCAAAAGATATGCTACCCTGTCCCAGTAAACTCCTTTCAGAGGCTTCCTACTCTCCACCCACACAAGACGAAGTCAAATACTACAAAACATCAGGCAGCGAAACACACAAATCTCTTGcaagaatattaattttgtgtaTATTGATCAAAATACTGTAA